The DNA window TTATTTGCAAGTTATATAAAGAAATATATCGTACTAAATATAGTTAAAAACATAATGTGAACATAAACGTCTTCGATGGAGCCTCAAATATCGTGAGCAAAGGTTATCCATATTTGATAAAAAATAGAGCAATAATATATACAAAATTTGTAGCTTAGAAGCTTATACAGAGGCATTTTGCTTGAACAATATGGGCAAATATGGATTATTTTAAGTGGGCTTCACGAATGGCCTCGAGCATTAAAAGATGAAAGCATATTAAGGAAATACAACTATGACGACGATCGTCACCTACGGTACATTCGATTTATATCATATTGGGCACGTTAGACTATTGAAACGTTTAAAACAGTTGGGCGACAGACTAGTGGTCGGGTTGTCTTCTGATGGATTTAACGCCATAAAAGGCAAAAATGTAGTGATACCCTACAAAGATAGACGAGAAATTCTGTTATCTTGTCGTTACGTAGATGATGTATTTGAAGAAAATAGTTGGGAACAAAAGCGTCACGACTTGGCTCGTGAAAGAGCAGATATCTTCGCTATTGGCGATGATTGGGCGGGTAAATTCGATGATCTTGAGGATATAGTGAAAGTGATCTACTTACCGCGGACAAAAGACATATCGACAACCGAACTGAAAACGGTTCTGTCATATTTAAACAAAGAAAAGCTATCAGAATTAACAAATCTAGTAGAAAATTTGTCGAGCATGGTAAAACAACTGTAAATACAAAACACAAAAATATTGAAAGAGCTCTTATTAAATAATGTCAATCCGATTAAGCCAGTCTAAGCTAGCGGAACATTCCATACCAGCAAATGGTCGACTTTCGACTGAGTGGGTGTACTATCGCGTATGAATAAGTCATTAAAGGCTGACCCGAAAATCAACCCTAATACAATTGTTATTATGACCTAAGTCGACTTGTCAGTCTTTACGGGCCACGGCCACTCATGAAACTTATCCGAGACCCCCCAATTCTCACCATACCTTTCCTGCAAGAAAACCTCAGGCTCCCCTGGCGCTGCGAATTTTTTCCCATAAAGCTCTACTTCTTTTCTTTCTGTTAATATGGACTTCGATATTCCTCTAATCCGCATTTTTTCCATGTGCAAAAAAGCCTTTTCACCCTCACACCAATATGGAAATACATCAACAATGACATTTGTTTCTTTCAAAAGTATATGAATATTTAAATTTTTGACTGTCTTACTTCCAGAGGTGATTCTGTATTTAGCATGATCAAGTTTTTCCATTAACTCGATCTTTAATTCAAATGCCTTTTCAAGGCTCATCTCACTCTCGGAGAATTCGACCAAAATATCCACGTCGTCGTCATGTGCAATAAACTGTTTTTGTCTAACGGCTCCAAGCAGCGTGCCATAAGCTAGGCATGGATTTAATCCAATATCTGTCAAATCTGTCATAACCGTTTCAAGAGTTTTTACTACATCGGGAACATTTTGAACTAACATGCCCTTTTTTGCGATACCGTGCTTAGTAAATTTAACCTCATCTAAAACGTTTTTTTTACGTAAAGTATTTACTTGCTTCTCAAGAAAATTAAGCTCACGTGCACCAGACAATAATCTTGAAAATGGAAGTAATGAAAAGCCTAAATGTTGCTGTGTCTGCCTGAAAATATAAATTGCTAAAATTTTCAATTCGTTATTATTTAGGTTTTGCTTTAATGGTTTATCGACCACCCATGTCGATAACAAATTAAGAGCAAAATTAACATGTTCTGGTTTACTGCCTTTTTTGTTTAACAACTTTAGTGCCTGTGACAATATAGTTTTTCGCCTTTCATGTTCGTTACTTATAAATAATGTATCTAACCCCAAAAAGTTAGCAGCTTTACTGTAGAAACGAGCTAATGCTCTGTAACTAAACGGGGAATAAACATTGACTCTTTCGTCATTAAGGTCGACGATAGAAATCTCTAAATGCTGATTACGTCCCCCCCATTTACAAGCTCTATTTATTACCTCTATATGTTGTATATAGTGTGGGCAGTTAAGGGTCACTTTTAACCAAGGTTTATCTTCTAATTTCGAGTGAAAATCTTTCCCTTCCAATATTTTTAGAGAACCCAAGTCGGGATTATAAGAAGAGCTACACGTGATAGAAAAATTATCATCAATTTCGATCTGATTTCTCTGCGCATCAAAAAACTTTATTGCTTTCAAATTAAGGATAGTTTGTGAACTTTCGAC is part of the Glaciecola nitratireducens FR1064 genome and encodes:
- a CDS encoding LicD family protein, whose amino-acid sequence is MFTSKERLDGPFLTKSELAENLKDLNLKTEIRQSSVMELMSPDKTAKYLNGENSLEMSQHAFTLSGRCKIDASHPAFLIATVGNNVVGMSSIHATGCLSMRLNDNPQLNVLFSLQLEPRILVKKVKGTVVFTLFNGNKTALHRVSCAELLVNGFESFLSWDSIAPSYGFFGGGKNEALKVNIDAEITELHLCVESSQTILNLKAIKFFDAQRNQIEIDDNFSITCSSSYNPDLGSLKILEGKDFHSKLEDKPWLKVTLNCPHYIQHIEVINRACKWGGRNQHLEISIVDLNDERVNVYSPFSYRALARFYSKAANFLGLDTLFISNEHERRKTILSQALKLLNKKGSKPEHVNFALNLLSTWVVDKPLKQNLNNNELKILAIYIFRQTQQHLGFSLLPFSRLLSGARELNFLEKQVNTLRKKNVLDEVKFTKHGIAKKGMLVQNVPDVVKTLETVMTDLTDIGLNPCLAYGTLLGAVRQKQFIAHDDDVDILVEFSESEMSLEKAFELKIELMEKLDHAKYRITSGSKTVKNLNIHILLKETNVIVDVFPYWCEGEKAFLHMEKMRIRGISKSILTERKEVELYGKKFAAPGEPEVFLQERYGENWGVSDKFHEWPWPVKTDKST
- a CDS encoding adenylyltransferase/cytidyltransferase family protein, which produces MTTIVTYGTFDLYHIGHVRLLKRLKQLGDRLVVGLSSDGFNAIKGKNVVIPYKDRREILLSCRYVDDVFEENSWEQKRHDLARERADIFAIGDDWAGKFDDLEDIVKVIYLPRTKDISTTELKTVLSYLNKEKLSELTNLVENLSSMVKQL